One segment of Pseudoalteromonas rubra DNA contains the following:
- the ptsP gene encoding phosphoenolpyruvate--protein phosphotransferase, translating to MLATLRTIAEVVSQQDNLETALSRFVMMVKEAMHTECCSVYFADYSQDNFVLMASDGLNPDAVGQFRVGFTEGLVGLVAQREEPINIAHAQSHPRFKLHAEVHEEGYNAFLSVPVVHQRKVLGVIVVQQREERVFSHDEESFLITLSAQLASQLAQVELQSVLKQDASSHKTSVLKGVASAPGIALGEAFVVIPKLDFASIESQQCEQIHQQRQLFQQAVAATRQEFHVLKNTLSDSLPKEALAVFEVYQQLLDARSLGQRVEQQLEQGWNAKSALKHVITELVTQFEAMSDPYIRERAVDVRDLGLRVLHHLVSTESMVKSYPDNTILIANELTPAMLAEVPKNKLKGVISVHGSANSHASILTRAMGIPAIWGIEDIPLLQFDGKDMILDAYAGRVYISPSDVLRNEYSALKLKEGQLHDKFEAEHHLSSVTADGERISLLLNAGLDLSTEHLSAKYCDGVGLYRTEAWFMQRGQFPSQAEQESWYRDVLARYHPEPVIMRTLDIGGDKVLDYFNINEDNPFLGWRGIRVTLDHPELFLDQLKAMLKANAGLGNLRIMLPMVSHTEEVDEALGLLEQAYFELQEEWADQFYTIDKPDIGVMLEVPSSIFLLPEWAEKVDFCSVGSNDLTQYLLAVDRANAQVAELFEPYHPSVLRVLKKIADDCQQLELPFSLCGELGGEPEGAILLVAMGFRRLSMNISSLNKIKWTLRRLAVKDMEALLTQCLMASSAKQVHRLLREFLIAHGLSELLYTKSDTV from the coding sequence GTGTTAGCAACATTACGAACCATCGCGGAGGTAGTCTCACAGCAGGATAACCTCGAAACGGCCTTATCTCGCTTTGTGATGATGGTTAAGGAAGCAATGCACACTGAGTGTTGTTCCGTTTACTTTGCCGATTATAGTCAGGACAACTTTGTACTGATGGCCAGTGACGGCCTCAATCCGGACGCCGTTGGCCAATTTCGGGTCGGCTTTACAGAGGGTCTGGTTGGGTTGGTTGCCCAGCGTGAAGAGCCCATCAATATCGCGCATGCCCAGAGTCACCCCAGATTCAAATTACACGCCGAGGTGCACGAAGAGGGCTACAATGCCTTTTTGTCTGTACCTGTTGTGCATCAACGAAAAGTGCTGGGCGTGATTGTAGTTCAGCAACGAGAAGAGCGCGTCTTCAGCCATGATGAGGAGTCCTTCTTAATTACACTGTCTGCCCAGCTGGCCTCACAACTTGCGCAGGTGGAATTACAATCTGTCCTGAAGCAGGATGCTTCCAGTCATAAAACATCGGTGCTTAAAGGGGTTGCAAGTGCGCCTGGTATTGCCCTGGGTGAAGCCTTTGTCGTTATCCCTAAACTCGACTTTGCCAGTATTGAATCTCAGCAGTGTGAGCAAATACATCAGCAGCGACAATTATTCCAGCAGGCGGTTGCTGCGACCCGACAAGAGTTTCATGTGCTGAAAAATACTCTCAGCGATTCGTTACCCAAAGAAGCTCTGGCTGTGTTTGAAGTGTATCAGCAACTGCTGGATGCCCGCAGTCTGGGGCAGCGTGTTGAACAGCAACTGGAGCAGGGGTGGAATGCTAAATCTGCGCTAAAGCATGTGATTACTGAGCTGGTGACGCAGTTTGAAGCCATGTCTGATCCATACATACGAGAGCGGGCGGTCGATGTTCGAGATCTGGGGCTCAGAGTTCTGCATCACCTGGTCAGCACCGAGAGCATGGTTAAGAGCTACCCGGATAACACCATTTTAATTGCCAATGAACTGACACCCGCGATGCTGGCCGAGGTCCCTAAAAACAAACTCAAAGGGGTCATCAGTGTGCACGGTTCGGCAAACTCACATGCCTCCATTTTGACTCGGGCAATGGGGATCCCTGCTATTTGGGGGATTGAAGACATACCCTTGTTGCAGTTCGATGGCAAAGATATGATCCTCGACGCCTACGCCGGGCGTGTTTATATTTCGCCTTCCGACGTGTTACGTAATGAGTACTCCGCACTCAAGCTCAAAGAGGGCCAGCTACACGACAAATTTGAAGCTGAACACCATTTATCCTCTGTCACTGCGGATGGTGAACGCATCAGCCTGTTGCTCAATGCCGGCCTGGACTTATCGACCGAGCATCTCAGTGCTAAGTACTGTGATGGTGTGGGCTTGTATCGTACCGAAGCCTGGTTTATGCAGCGTGGACAATTCCCTTCTCAGGCTGAGCAGGAGAGCTGGTATCGCGATGTGCTGGCTCGTTATCATCCTGAGCCTGTCATTATGCGTACGTTGGATATAGGGGGCGATAAGGTACTGGACTACTTTAATATCAATGAAGATAACCCCTTTCTTGGCTGGCGAGGGATCCGGGTTACGCTTGATCATCCAGAGCTGTTTTTAGATCAACTCAAGGCCATGCTTAAAGCCAATGCGGGCCTGGGCAATTTACGTATTATGCTGCCTATGGTTAGCCATACCGAGGAAGTTGATGAAGCTCTGGGTCTGCTGGAACAGGCCTACTTTGAACTACAAGAAGAATGGGCCGACCAATTTTATACCATAGATAAACCCGACATCGGCGTGATGCTTGAAGTGCCATCGAGTATCTTTTTATTGCCTGAATGGGCTGAAAAAGTCGATTTTTGCTCGGTGGGTAGCAATGATTTAACGCAATACCTGCTGGCGGTAGACAGGGCCAATGCACAGGTGGCTGAGTTGTTTGAGCCTTATCATCCCAGTGTGCTGCGGGTACTGAAAAAAATTGCCGATGACTGTCAGCAGCTAGAGCTACCATTTAGTTTGTGTGGTGAGCTGGGTGGTGAGCCGGAAGGTGCCATCTTACTTGTGGCAATGGGATTTCGTCGTCTTAGTATGAATATTTCCTCCCTGAATAAGATAAAGTGGACACTGCGCCGGCTTGCGGTAAAAGATATGGAAGCCTTGCTCACTCAGTGCCTTATGGCATCCAGTGCCAAACAGGTTCACCGTCTATTACGTGAATTTCTGATAGCGCATGGGCTAAGTGAGTTACTTTATACCAAAAGTGATACTGTCTGA
- a CDS encoding DUF4402 domain-containing protein — protein sequence MKKYSLLSILAAMPVLTTAQPAEFKASVTVKNVFTFENTEPLSFGTIRASGDVGGVETATLIISANPNTAPRAASTDVSKAEIAILEPGTPAKFTVDGVAPYASLTITNPTETDVLPQSLPPGTPSFKLSAFTYYVTSGTTPAAATTTLQADADGKIAFNVGATLTTESADKGNYLDGQYEGTFNVELSY from the coding sequence ATGAAAAAGTACTCTCTACTCTCAATCCTGGCTGCAATGCCGGTACTGACTACTGCACAGCCTGCGGAGTTTAAAGCGTCAGTAACAGTAAAAAATGTTTTCACTTTTGAAAATACTGAGCCGCTGAGCTTTGGTACGATCCGTGCCAGTGGTGATGTGGGTGGTGTAGAAACGGCTACTTTGATTATTTCTGCCAATCCCAATACGGCACCACGAGCCGCTTCAACTGACGTGTCAAAAGCCGAAATTGCGATTCTGGAGCCAGGTACTCCTGCTAAGTTTACTGTTGATGGTGTCGCACCCTATGCCTCTTTGACCATTACCAACCCGACTGAGACGGATGTGTTGCCACAAAGTTTGCCACCAGGTACACCAAGCTTCAAGTTGAGCGCTTTTACTTATTATGTAACTTCTGGCACCACCCCCGCTGCTGCAACGACTACGCTTCAGGCTGATGCCGACGGTAAAATCGCCTTTAATGTGGGCGCGACGCTTACGACAGAAAGCGCGGATAAGGGCAATTACCTTGATGGTCAATATGAAGGCACTTTTAACGTAGAGCTAAGCTACTAG
- a CDS encoding molecular chaperone, with amino-acid sequence MKYITHVVLFAILSWTAQVYANLLISPTRVVFDKRQRSAKVFLINSSQEYKTYRLSFKEKMALPQGGYTDVSEQENPMRLSGLLRMTPKQVRLAPGERQVVKLALRRQRNMAVGEYRSHLFFQALPEKKDLDQEGVGIRLNMIMSYSIPLLYRQSASTPQVSIDEATLSRGQTGQLETVNLTLSRKGGASPFGGVRVFWRAQSGANWEEAALVNSFSIYPELSQAQLQLKLLEPSMFQGVRSGQLKVVYTGSDEYQGQSFAERIFSITVP; translated from the coding sequence ATGAAGTATATTACCCACGTCGTGTTGTTCGCAATACTGTCTTGGACAGCACAAGTTTACGCGAATTTATTGATTTCACCCACTCGGGTTGTCTTTGATAAGCGTCAGCGCAGTGCTAAGGTGTTTCTGATCAACAGTAGTCAGGAATATAAAACCTATCGTTTGAGTTTTAAAGAAAAAATGGCGTTGCCACAAGGTGGCTACACAGATGTGTCTGAGCAGGAAAATCCCATGCGCCTGAGTGGGTTGCTCAGAATGACACCGAAACAGGTTCGTCTTGCGCCAGGTGAGCGTCAGGTCGTTAAGCTGGCGTTGCGCCGCCAAAGAAACATGGCTGTGGGAGAGTATCGCTCGCACCTGTTCTTTCAGGCATTACCTGAGAAAAAAGATCTGGATCAGGAAGGGGTAGGGATCAGGCTTAATATGATCATGAGTTACAGCATTCCGCTGCTCTACCGTCAGTCCGCATCCACACCTCAAGTGTCTATTGATGAAGCCACTCTGAGCCGTGGCCAGACGGGTCAATTAGAAACGGTCAATCTGACTTTGTCACGCAAGGGAGGTGCGAGTCCCTTTGGCGGAGTGCGCGTTTTCTGGCGTGCCCAAAGTGGAGCAAACTGGGAGGAGGCTGCACTGGTTAACAGCTTCAGTATTTACCCGGAACTTAGTCAGGCACAATTGCAGCTGAAACTGCTGGAACCGAGCATGTTCCAGGGAGTGCGCTCCGGGCAGTTAAAAGTGGTTTATACAGGCAGTGATGAATATCAAGGACAGTCATTTGCTGAGCGCATTTTCTCTATTACTGTGCCCTGA
- the mutH gene encoding DNA mismatch repair endonuclease MutH gives MTRVDAIAGQTLGELAAQFHFKTPQDLTREKGWPGQLIEYVLGASAGSKPVPDFEFIGVELKTLPIGYNGKPLETTYVSVVPLTNLTGLRWQDSTVKKKLTHVLWLPILAERDIAPVDRTIGTGFLWQPTAIQEHQLQRDWEEQIELIALGRVDEISGKLGEVMQIRPKAANSKALTDAIGPQGKLIKTLPRGFYLKMQFTQGILSQQYAG, from the coding sequence ATGACCCGTGTAGATGCCATTGCCGGGCAGACCCTGGGGGAACTGGCTGCGCAGTTTCATTTTAAAACCCCACAAGATCTGACCCGGGAAAAAGGCTGGCCTGGCCAGCTCATTGAATATGTGTTGGGAGCCAGTGCAGGCTCTAAACCAGTGCCTGACTTTGAGTTTATCGGTGTCGAACTAAAAACCCTGCCCATAGGCTATAACGGCAAACCACTCGAAACCACCTATGTGTCAGTGGTTCCCCTCACCAATCTGACCGGTTTACGCTGGCAAGACAGTACCGTAAAGAAAAAGCTTACTCATGTATTGTGGCTACCGATTTTAGCGGAACGAGACATAGCCCCGGTTGATCGCACCATAGGGACAGGCTTTTTATGGCAACCAACTGCGATTCAGGAGCATCAGCTACAACGAGACTGGGAAGAACAAATTGAATTAATTGCACTTGGGCGTGTAGATGAAATTAGTGGCAAACTTGGTGAAGTAATGCAGATCCGACCAAAAGCCGCCAATAGTAAAGCGCTGACAGACGCCATTGGTCCACAAGGTAAACTGATAAAAACCCTGCCACGCGGGTTTTATCTGAAAATGCAGTTTACACAGGGGATTTTGTCGCAACAGTATGCTGGTTGA
- the lgt gene encoding prolipoprotein diacylglyceryl transferase, producing MALQFPEIDPIIFSIGPLSVRWYGVMYLIGFAFAMWWANKEADKPNSGWTKDEVSDLLFYGMLGVILGGRIGYVFFYQFNLFLENPMYLLRIDQGGMSFHGGALGVIAGIFIFAWRFKKSPLAVGDFVVPMVPVGLLAGRIGNFINGELWGRPTDVPWAVVFPTGGPLARHPSQLYEAFLEGLVLFIMLIWYRKQPRPAGSIAGLFLVGYGTFRFIVEYFREPDAHIGLYAGMISQGQILSLPMVIGGLGLMLWSHKRTSTASA from the coding sequence ATGGCTTTGCAGTTTCCAGAAATCGATCCAATTATCTTTTCGATTGGACCCCTGAGTGTGCGCTGGTATGGCGTGATGTATTTAATCGGTTTTGCGTTTGCCATGTGGTGGGCGAATAAAGAAGCCGATAAGCCCAATTCGGGTTGGACTAAAGATGAAGTCAGTGACTTGCTATTTTATGGCATGTTGGGGGTTATCCTGGGTGGACGAATTGGCTACGTATTTTTCTACCAGTTCAACCTCTTCCTTGAAAACCCGATGTACCTGCTGCGCATCGATCAGGGTGGCATGTCCTTCCATGGCGGCGCATTGGGTGTCATTGCAGGTATATTTATCTTTGCATGGCGATTTAAGAAGTCACCGTTGGCCGTGGGCGACTTTGTAGTACCTATGGTCCCTGTGGGCCTGTTGGCCGGGCGTATTGGTAACTTCATCAATGGTGAGTTGTGGGGTCGCCCCACAGATGTGCCCTGGGCGGTGGTTTTCCCGACAGGCGGCCCGCTTGCTCGTCACCCGTCGCAACTCTACGAAGCCTTTTTGGAAGGCTTGGTGTTATTCATCATGCTGATTTGGTATCGCAAGCAGCCGCGTCCGGCTGGCAGTATTGCTGGTTTGTTCCTGGTTGGCTACGGTACATTCCGCTTTATCGTTGAGTACTTCCGTGAACCGGATGCGCATATTGGCTTGTATGCTGGCATGATTTCTCAAGGTCAAATTTTATCCTTACCTATGGTGATAGGTGGCCTTGGCTTGATGCTTTGGAGCCACAAGCGCACCTCGACAGCGAGCGCTTAA
- the eno gene encoding phosphopyruvate hydratase, which yields MSKIVKVIGREVMDSRGNPTVEADVHLESGAWGRACAPSGASTGTREALELRDGDKARYLGKGVLTAVNYVNNEIAAALNGHNALEQRAIDQLMLDLDGTENKEKLGANAILAVSLATAKAAAQEKGVALYEHIADINGTAGQYSMPVPMMNILNGGEHADNNVDIQEFMVQPVGAKSFREALRMGAEIFHSLKKVLKSRGLNTAVGDEGGFAPDLKSNEEALEVIVEAVAAAGYEMNQDVTLALDCAASEFYRDGKYDLQGEGKVFDSEGFAGFLADLAARYPIVSIEDGLDESDWAGWKILTDKIGDKVQLVGDDLFVTNTKILKRGIDEQIGNSILIKFNQIGSLSETLDAIKMAQDAGFTAVISHRSGETEDATIADLAVGTAAGQIKTGSLCRSDRVAKYNQLLRIEEALGDKAVYKGRSEIKGQ from the coding sequence ATGTCAAAAATCGTAAAAGTGATTGGCCGTGAAGTTATGGACTCACGTGGTAACCCTACCGTTGAAGCCGATGTTCATTTAGAGTCGGGCGCATGGGGCCGCGCATGTGCACCATCAGGTGCATCAACAGGAACTCGCGAAGCACTTGAATTACGTGACGGAGATAAAGCTCGTTACCTGGGTAAAGGTGTACTGACTGCGGTAAACTATGTGAACAATGAAATTGCAGCAGCCCTGAACGGACACAATGCCCTGGAACAACGTGCAATCGATCAGCTGATGCTGGATTTAGACGGCACTGAAAACAAAGAAAAGCTGGGTGCAAACGCGATTCTGGCAGTGTCTTTGGCAACCGCTAAGGCTGCTGCTCAGGAAAAAGGTGTTGCACTGTACGAACACATTGCAGACATCAATGGCACTGCTGGTCAGTACTCTATGCCTGTACCTATGATGAACATTCTGAACGGCGGTGAGCACGCAGACAACAACGTTGATATTCAGGAGTTCATGGTTCAGCCGGTTGGTGCGAAAAGCTTCCGTGAAGCACTGCGCATGGGTGCAGAAATCTTCCATAGCCTGAAAAAAGTACTTAAGTCACGTGGCCTGAATACCGCTGTAGGTGATGAAGGTGGCTTTGCACCAGATCTTAAATCAAATGAAGAAGCTCTGGAAGTGATCGTTGAAGCGGTTGCCGCAGCAGGTTATGAAATGAACCAGGATGTGACGCTGGCGCTGGATTGTGCAGCTTCTGAGTTCTACAGAGACGGCAAATATGACCTACAGGGTGAAGGCAAAGTATTCGATTCTGAAGGCTTCGCAGGCTTCCTGGCCGATCTGGCAGCACGTTACCCAATCGTTTCTATCGAAGATGGCCTGGACGAAAGTGATTGGGCTGGCTGGAAGATCCTGACAGATAAGATCGGTGATAAAGTCCAGCTGGTCGGTGACGATTTGTTCGTTACCAACACGAAGATCCTTAAGCGTGGTATCGATGAGCAGATCGGTAACTCTATCCTGATTAAGTTCAACCAAATTGGTTCACTGTCTGAAACACTGGATGCAATCAAGATGGCGCAGGATGCAGGCTTCACAGCGGTTATTTCTCACCGTTCAGGCGAAACAGAAGACGCAACGATTGCAGACTTAGCTGTGGGTACAGCAGCTGGCCAGATCAAGACAGGTTCACTGTGTCGTTCTGACCGCGTTGCTAAGTACAACCAGCTATTACGTATCGAAGAAGCGCTTGGCGATAAGGCTGTCTACAAAGGTCGTAGCGAGATCAAAGGTCAGTAA
- a CDS encoding thymidylate synthase, with the protein MKVYLELLRDVLENGTQKGDRTGTGTRSVFGRQIRHNLQDGFPLLTTKKLHFKSIANELIWFLKGDTNKTWLNENGVKIWDEWALENGDLGPIYGKQWTAWPTKEGGEINQIDYVVDTLKNNPNSRRILFHGWNVEYLPDESMSPQENVEAGRMALPPCHLLYQFYVADGKLSGQLYIRSSDIFLGLPYNIASLSLLVHMLAQQCDLEPGEVIVSFGDLHAYSNHMAQIEQQLQREPKGLPTLNILRKPDSIYDYRFEDFAIEGYDADPNIKAPVAI; encoded by the coding sequence ATGAAAGTGTATTTGGAGTTGTTGCGAGATGTATTAGAAAACGGCACCCAGAAAGGGGACCGAACTGGTACAGGTACGCGCTCCGTATTTGGCCGTCAGATCCGTCATAACCTCCAGGATGGTTTTCCGTTGCTGACCACCAAAAAGTTGCACTTTAAGAGTATTGCCAATGAGTTGATCTGGTTCTTAAAAGGGGATACCAATAAAACTTGGTTGAATGAAAACGGCGTTAAAATCTGGGATGAATGGGCGCTGGAAAACGGAGATCTGGGCCCGATTTATGGTAAGCAGTGGACGGCGTGGCCGACCAAAGAAGGTGGTGAGATTAACCAGATTGACTATGTTGTTGATACATTGAAAAACAACCCGAATAGCCGCCGTATTTTATTTCATGGCTGGAATGTTGAGTATCTGCCTGATGAGTCTATGAGTCCACAGGAGAACGTAGAGGCTGGTCGTATGGCGTTGCCACCTTGCCACTTGCTTTATCAGTTCTATGTGGCAGATGGCAAATTATCCGGCCAACTGTACATCCGCAGCTCAGATATCTTCCTGGGACTGCCGTATAACATCGCCAGTTTGTCTCTGCTGGTGCATATGCTGGCGCAGCAATGCGACCTAGAACCTGGAGAAGTGATTGTGAGCTTTGGTGATTTGCATGCCTACTCAAACCATATGGCGCAGATTGAGCAGCAGTTACAGCGAGAGCCGAAAGGCCTGCCGACGCTAAATATCCTGCGTAAGCCAGACTCTATCTATGATTACCGTTTCGAAGATTTTGCAATAGAGGGGTATGATGCTGACCCTAACATTAAAGCGCCTGTTGCAATTTAA
- a CDS encoding sulfite exporter TauE/SafE family protein: MTISVLLILSCALLGCVVGFLAGLLGIGGGLIIVPVLSAILLYFEVLANEHVIVVAIATSLASILFTSTSSALAHHRNHNVPWEIAPWVMTGVALGALVSGFMVSLIPVHWVKWTFVISVLLIAVKMVFSSQSSAPEKPRDLPPGPVLTAITTLMGALSAMIGIGGGVLIVPLLSYFSVDMRRAIGCGAVSGIVIALFGSVGYVVSGGQALKLTDGFAGFVYLPALFGIVLTSWFVAPMGAKATHYLPVPVIKKVFALLLVVIAGKMLFY; encoded by the coding sequence ATGACAATCAGTGTGTTACTCATTTTGAGCTGCGCCTTGCTTGGCTGTGTGGTTGGTTTCCTTGCAGGGTTATTAGGCATTGGCGGCGGTTTGATCATCGTCCCGGTACTGTCGGCAATTTTATTGTATTTCGAGGTACTGGCTAATGAACATGTGATTGTTGTGGCCATTGCGACGTCTTTGGCGTCAATATTATTTACGTCAACCTCCTCCGCGCTGGCGCACCACCGAAATCACAATGTGCCCTGGGAGATTGCGCCCTGGGTGATGACGGGCGTGGCTCTGGGCGCTTTAGTCAGTGGCTTTATGGTTTCACTGATCCCGGTGCACTGGGTAAAGTGGACGTTTGTCATTTCAGTGTTGCTTATTGCCGTTAAAATGGTCTTCAGTTCTCAATCATCAGCCCCTGAAAAGCCGCGCGATTTGCCGCCTGGCCCGGTTTTAACCGCTATCACCACCCTGATGGGCGCTTTGTCCGCGATGATAGGGATTGGCGGTGGCGTATTGATTGTGCCACTGTTGAGCTACTTTTCTGTGGATATGCGCAGAGCGATAGGCTGCGGGGCAGTCAGTGGGATTGTGATTGCCTTATTTGGCTCTGTTGGCTATGTCGTGTCGGGTGGACAGGCATTGAAATTAACAGACGGGTTTGCCGGTTTTGTGTATTTGCCGGCATTATTTGGTATTGTGCTGACATCCTGGTTTGTCGCGCCAATGGGCGCCAAAGCAACGCACTATCTGCCGGTGCCAGTGATTAAGAAAGTGTTCGCGTTACTGCTCGTGGTGATTGCGGGAAAAATGTTATTTTATTGA
- a CDS encoding DUF4402 domain-containing protein, with amino-acid sequence MKMLAVLLGLFCSWSGQANIVRNADLSFGTIIVADPSVASSVVVSPGGGTSSSGSIHVIKKGHPAELLLESFPAGVYLNISTDLLNDQLAHSNLITEGKLSVTKLHHPARVFTDRDGRARLLIGGTLQSQGSAALYVDGQYATTVSVEVSY; translated from the coding sequence ATGAAAATGCTGGCTGTGCTTTTGGGCTTGTTCTGCAGCTGGAGCGGTCAGGCCAATATTGTACGTAATGCGGATCTGAGTTTTGGCACTATAATCGTGGCAGACCCCAGTGTTGCGAGCAGTGTTGTGGTGTCACCAGGCGGTGGCACAAGCTCATCGGGCAGCATTCATGTGATCAAAAAAGGACACCCGGCTGAACTTCTGCTGGAATCGTTTCCTGCGGGTGTTTATCTGAATATATCGACTGATTTGCTCAATGATCAGTTAGCGCATAGTAACCTCATCACCGAGGGAAAACTGAGTGTGACTAAATTACATCATCCTGCCAGGGTATTCACTGACCGGGATGGCCGCGCCCGCCTGTTAATTGGCGGTACGTTACAAAGTCAGGGGTCAGCAGCGCTTTATGTCGATGGTCAATATGCAACTACAGTCAGTGTCGAAGTAAGCTATTGA
- the rppH gene encoding RNA pyrophosphohydrolase has translation MIDAEGFRANVGIVICNNQGQVFWARRYGQHSWQFPQGGVDEGETPEQTMYRELHEEVGLRPEDVEIVASSKHWLRYKLPKRLIRKDSSPVCIGQKQKWFLLKLKCKDEDVDLMRTHHPEFDDWRWVSYWYPVRQVVSFKRDVYRRVMKEFAPFAMPFNRKEHAHKDHWRRR, from the coding sequence GTGATTGATGCCGAAGGATTTCGTGCCAATGTAGGAATTGTTATTTGTAACAATCAGGGGCAGGTATTTTGGGCGCGGCGCTATGGCCAGCATTCATGGCAGTTTCCGCAAGGGGGTGTGGATGAAGGTGAAACGCCCGAGCAGACCATGTACCGTGAACTGCATGAAGAGGTTGGGCTACGACCGGAAGATGTGGAAATCGTTGCCAGCTCAAAACATTGGTTACGTTATAAATTACCAAAGCGACTGATCCGTAAAGACTCAAGTCCAGTGTGTATTGGCCAGAAGCAAAAATGGTTTCTGCTGAAACTCAAGTGCAAAGATGAAGATGTAGACTTAATGCGCACACATCACCCTGAATTTGATGATTGGCGTTGGGTCAGTTATTGGTATCCTGTGCGCCAGGTTGTGTCGTTTAAACGCGATGTATACCGCAGGGTGATGAAAGAGTTTGCCCCCTTTGCGATGCCTTTTAATCGTAAAGAACATGCACATAAAGACCACTGGCGACGTCGTTAG